Part of the Ictalurus punctatus breed USDA103 chromosome 9, Coco_2.0, whole genome shotgun sequence genome is shown below.
aattcatttttcaATATCTCTTGACTAATCAGGTCAAAGCTAAGAAAAATCAGCATGGAGGACACTGccagtttaaaaaaaggcaaataaTCTGATGTCACGCACTGGTCCCTACATACAGTCTAAACCCAGTCACATGAAACCTGTCTAACTGTACAAGTTTTCCTTTTGATGTTCTTTTTCCCAAAGCTCAGGAAAGCTGCCTTCCTGTCACCATAGACTAAATCTAAAACCAGATATTTTTTGTTAGGTGTTCAAAACATGgatttttgtatttctttaacCATTCCGTGCTGGTTTGAATCACCAGCCACAGAGAAGCTCCAAAGCATCAATGTCAAAGTGTGCAAGGCATGTAACTgctcaattaaattcaattcagttttatctgTATAGCCTAGTACTTGTAACAATGtcaaaaagcagctttacagaaataaactaataatgaatttttattggtcacatatacagtagagcacagtgaaattgttttcttcacatatcccagcctgtcaggaagctggggtcagagcacagggtcagccatggtacagcacccctggagcaaagagggttaagggccttgctcaagggcccaacaatggcagcttggcagtgctggagcttgaacccccaaccttctgatcagtcacccagagccttaaccgctaagccaccactgcaagCAATATGTACCCAATAACCATTGACTAGTACTacggtaccctgtccagggtgtaccccgccttgtgcctgacgctccctgggataggctccaggttccctgtgacccttaaaaggagtaagcagtagaagatggatggatggatggatggtactACGGTACCCCCAGACCAATGGTGCGGTTGGTCTGGGGGTGCAGGGGCTGGTTTGAAACAGACAGTGAACCAAAGTCAGGAACAAGAAGGTTGGCATTTTTAAGACAACCTGCCcgtctttattattaatattcagGTCTGGAGTCCTGCATCAAGTTCGCATTTCCAAAGTTGTAATGAAATAGGTGCCACTCGGTTTAGATCAGTTAGCATTTTCATTCACTGATCATGGAAAACGGGGCAGAGAGGCGTGGGCTGACACTTGACATAAGCAAATTGCCAATAAATTAGGCTCCCTGCCGAGGGCGTGAGAGGAGAATGAGACACTGAATCCTGGAGAGAAATTCGGGATCCGGGATTGGAGAAGGCGGACCGCTGATGCGCTTGTGTTTGCTCCTTTATTCCAAGGCTGATGTTCAGCGGTTTaaatgtgtgtgggttttttttttttttttggttggttaTGTATctatttagttagttatttattattttttagatgGAACTCCGTGTTTCTCGAATCTGCCGCGTTTTACAGTGGGATTTAGACATCGTGATCAGGATTAAAACCTGAAGGCAGGCGTCAGTGCGAATCAGCCCTGTGGACGACAGAACCAAGCAGCAGTCTGTGGTAGGAGCTTTATCTCTTCGGAATGGCGGTTAACCCTTGTGTGATGAAATTATGAATATCTGTTCTGCTTAATTTCCACTCGTGCTAAATGATGTGAAATGTACAGTTGCTGAGGCACCACTGTACACAGCTGGAGAAAGCTTGACCAcgggggtttaaaaaaacaacaacaacaacaaaaaacaacttttaacATAGTAACAAAATATGCTCATATACCCTGGGTCATTTGCATAATAAGTGTCCAGCTAAACCAttgtgatattttctaaaaCATAAACTTACTGTTACAttgtacaaaacaaaaacaataaaatgcagTCATTCTGATTTgatcagttttgtttgtttgtttgtgcccAACAGCTGGGTGGTGTAAATATGGCTTGATgtggattgttttcctatatTGTTTGCCTCATCCATTgtgtattattccttacttattccAGTTCAGTTCTGGtttcaggttactgtctgtgtggagtttctttGTCCTGTGTGGGTTTCTgttgggttctccggtttcctctcacctccaaTGAAATGCGACTTAGTGGATAAATTGCTACAAGTTGTGAAAGAGTGTGTAAACCTTGTGCACGGTGCACTGAAATGAACTGGTCTAACACCCAGGGTGTATTTCTAGGATGGACACCAGAtacaccatgaccctgaccaggataaagtgattactgatTATGAGTGAGTATGTCTttaagtgtgttattcctcttataacatAGCTATAAATGACATCATGCATGCacttatagttacatgtaatgttgtggaacatccaggagacaagttagttcctgttatcacttacattatagcagccataaacagccgttccctcatcagcctttcttttctccctctcttgaagttaataaggcaaatACACCCACAGCTTGTTGCCAAGAAACCAAAAAGTACACACTTATCATGAGGTCTTTCTCATAGCTGAAAACATACAAGCACACATTAAAGTGTGTTGACACCTGAATCTCACTCACTCCAACAGTTTATACACTGTATAGATCATGCCATAGCTTATAAAATGATGGAGGACAAAACAAGTGTAGTGTAAATTCTTGCAGCAGCTGCTGCATCTTTCCAAAGATGGAAAGCCATCCTCTTTTATAACGGTGTAATGCATAGGAAAATTGAAAAGTGTATTTACAGTACCCTCCGatactattggaatggcaaggccaattcatttatttgacaCTATACAAacatttgggcttgagatcaaaTGATGGCTATGAGAAGAGATGAGATTTCagctttttatttcctggtatttacacctagatgtgttaaacaacattaaaacctTTTGTAaaagaccacccaatttttatgtgagcaaaagtatatgaacagataagccttgaagtaaattaaagtaatcaacacctaatatttggttgcatattccttgcttgcaataactgcatcaagcttgTGACTTATTGACATCACCAAAGTGTTTCAAACCTGAGTTGATTTTCTGTGTTTCTTCCTTCAGTCtactcttcaggaggtgaaatgcatgctcaattgggttaaggtctggtgattgacttagccagtctaaaaccttccacttttccatCCTGATGAAGTCTTTTGTTGTCTTggtagtgtgttttgggtcattacttactgcatgataaagttcttcccaattaatttggatgcatttctctgtaaactggcagacaaaaaattcctgtaaacttctgaattcattctgctgctaccatcatgagttacatcatcaataaagattagtgagcctgttccagaagcagccatgcaagcccaagccatgacacttcctccaccatctTGATTCATGagtttatgttttggatcatgagcagatcctttctttcacaatactttggcctttccatcactttagtggaggttaatcttggttccaggacttttgtggttcatctctgtatttctttgcgaattccaatctggctttctggtacttactgctgatgagtggatTATATCTTGtgatatggcctctatatttctgctctatTCTTCAAAAGGTGAATTGTTATACCTtaacccctgccctgtgaaggttgctggtgatgtcactgactgttgtttttgggattttcttcacagttctcacaatgtttccgtcatcagctgttgttgttttacttagccgacccattcagtgtctgttgctcagaaTACCAGTCATATTGatcatttgatctcaaacccaaatgtctacagtctacagcaaaaacaaatgaattggccttgctgttcaattacaaaaaaaggtCTACAGTGGCTCCCAAGTGGTGAAAATATTGACCCTATCATCAGGAGATTGCAAATTTGAATGCCCAAACTGTGAAAGCCATCTGTGGCCAGGAGTCAACAGAACAAACATGGCtctgctctctgggtgggaaggaTGGCTTTCTCCCACTCCTCCTAGTAATCACAGCAATATTAGCCAGTTGTGAGTGTCTgggagctcatgtatgtggaagtgGGTAGAGCTTTCCTCTGAGTCGGTTACATAGTATGATCAGCAGTTCAAAAAAGATTGGGATGAAGTGTGTGTAAGCCTTCACCCGCCCTGATTGATATTTGTGAGAGCTGGCTTgtaggtgggaattggcaggtaaacaaactggggagaaaaatgTGAGCAAATGGGAAAAAATAGTCTATAgtgttttgtcattttgtcaATATACTGGGGGCAAAATGAGGGTCGCAAAATTTCAGAAGTAAGCTATGcttatttaatacttaaataTATCCTTATATGCATAAACATATCTATTTAAACTGTAAGTAATACAGTAAGGCCAACATTAATGAAATCACATTAACTGTAATGTTAGCTGCATAGATTGGTTCGaaaatcacattttgtttttgaaaattttCATGGCCTGTACCCATTCATTTTTAGAAATGTTAGAAATGTTTAACTTGCTCACACCAGATATGAAAATGTGTCTGGAAATGTAAGAGAAGGCAAGGAAGATCTGGATGATCATTACGCCACTCTGTTTTGGAGTTGCATGGATCCACATTGTCAATACGGCAGATTTTATCCACATACCATTCTTGGAATCTCTCTGAATTCTGTGATGCAATTCCTTCTCTTTTGATTCACTTTTAAGCATGACAAGTCTGAAGAATCAAAATTAAACAGCAATCTCTTTCAGCTCTTGCAGCATGTGAACGTCATTGTGGACTGCAAGAACTAACTTTTCCAAAATTCTGGAACGAGCCCATAATTGATAATGCAGTATGACATGACATCAGTTCTGAAGTCTAATTGCCATTATGTTACCAAGAATtcttatttattgaattaattcattcattcatcttcagtaaccaggGTCCAGAACCTATTACGCCAAATAATGAATGGCAGGCAACACATACTCACGTACACCTATGGGCAGTTCAgcatccacacagacagtaaaccaATGCTCAGGCTCAAACTAGGACTAATAATAGACAAATGattcatccatttattattcatcttagattatgtggaacaTCTCTCATACAAGAACGAGCACTGTAATGTatacctgtgatttgaattgcaGTCGATGCTGCTGTCAGAGCtacaacagcttctgaccaatcagatttgagaatttaaccACGCTATGGTATAAATAACTGCAACTAAGTACTGTCAGCTGGTGAAGACTATGAAGCAGGGCATTTGACTCATTATGTTGGTGCAGCTATAAAGGATGCACAATAaacttttcagtgttttaattaacTCTCCGTGTGATCTAGAGTGCTTATGTGataaaagcaaataaacatTGGAAGGTTTAATTGAAGACTGAGTGCAGATGGAGAACTTGTATGttcttatttctttaaaaagtgTGAGATTACTTTCATTATCAAATTAAATATAAGATGTTGTTATTTGGGTAGCATGGTGGTgtagtgggtagcattgccgcctcacagctccagggtccatgATTCTATCCTCAGTTCGGGTTActgcctgtgtggagtttcaaaTGTTCTCGctatgtctgtgtgggtttcctccaggttcacCTCCCACCTCCCTAGATCATGCAAGTAGGTGTAttagctatgctaaattgccccaaggtgtgtctgtgtgagtgttcatgttgccctgcgatggactagAATTTTTCCTCCTTGTGCCCAAGGTTTTTGGGATAGACTCCTGTTCCATCCCAACCCTGACCAGAAAAAagcgtttactgaagatgaatgaataaatgatttgtTATTAAAGAGAAGTAAGGCCAACCAAAACAAAGGACATGCTTTCCTAAAAAGCAATCTGAAGCACCATTAGCTGAAATGTTACACTATACATGGAGCAACAAGCAGTGTAAAACCTTTTACTTGGCTTaatataaatactttttttaaaaattgtttaccATATAGTTTAAGCTCTTAACCTTCTCAAGCTCTGTCATTTGATGCCACACATgagaaaagggagaaaagaaGTCTCTATTTAAAATGCCAGATCAGAAGTTCTAAATTAACCTCTTTAAAAATATAGGCCTAATAAATGAATAGCTGCATGGCTCCATGCTGACATGATCAGATAGTGTGCTTCATATAAACCTACCAGGGCTATTATTTTGTTATCCCCCCCCCATTTTTGTTCCAATTTAGTCTcatgccaattcccacccaccagccagttCTATAATACCATAACTGCCAACCACGGAGAGTGAAGACTAACACGTGGTTCTTTGAATAGGTGAAGCCAGCCAATcgcatctttttgaactgctgcacATGGTGCGTCAtagggcagcataacacactcagaaGAAAGCTCTATCTGTCCTCTTCTGCATAcaatacatgagctcacagacagcCATGAGTTTCACCATGACTGACAGGGAAGAAACGCTGATGCCATCCCTCTCACCCAGAGAGCAGCGCCAACTTTACTCCCTTGGCTCCCAGCAACATCAAACTTATGATCACTTGTTAATACACCTTGATAATCCTTGATAATAGGTGAATGATTTTATTAGAAGCAACATAGCAAAGGAAACATAACATGGTTTAATGGATACACAAATTAGCCCAAAAGTTAAAACCAACAATGGTCACATTTCAAAGATGGGTGCGAAAGCAATCGCAGATTCCAaagatttaataaacaaacagacaaaaaaacaaagacacaataacacgaggcaaaatactgtgaCAACACTAAACATCGCCATGTGGACAAAAGCATGGAAAGACAATTACGTGAGACAAAGAAGCAGTCCAAAGAGTGGTTATATATatgagtgctcgttaaacaaATACGTgatgcaggtgcaggtggtcatgtgacagtaatatggtgcagtggctgctgggaaatgtcCAGAGTTCcgtccttgatatatgacaataACAATGTTTGTGGTTTTCTTATCTTAGAGATAATTTTCTGACAAAATTTCACAATCTCTCCATGAAATCAGGTTAAAGAGTATAGACTATCAGACTATAAAAACACCAATGCTCTGTAATTtgcatacttaaaaatatattatttgtttgAGAAGCTTGACATTCATTTATGctcaaattatataaaatatgttcTCACAGAGTTCAAGTAATTACTGGTAATATCTGGCAATTCTCCAGAAAATAATTAATCTATAAAATGAAGCAGTTGTTGACACCCAAGCTCAATCAGCTTGATAACCAGTACACAAGGCTTAACAGTGTTAAAAGTGCTCCTAAAATAGATTAACACTCTGTGTCTGTTCCAAATGCTCACAAATTCAGTTCATCAGCACCAGCAGTGCATCCTCCGGCCCTGTTTCTTTTATCTTTcttacacacaaacagtaaAGAGTCAAGAAGACAATATATTGAAAAACAAATGATTAGTTCTAGTTTTTTCATTTGAACTGTTTTAAAGGGCAACAGGGAACAACCATTTATCTCCTTTAGTCTGCTGTTTTTGGACACTTCCTCAATCCATGACCTTTTCCACAGGTCATGGGCCATACCAGTTAATTCTTAGGctatccaataataataatcatagaCTTTGTTCTAGTCTAAATTTCTCTTTATGTTGCTCCATAGTTTAATTCTTACTTAACTTTCccctgcatatttttttttacttcatcatCAAAAATTATGTGTATTCACCTAAAAGTTTTCTTCAATGCTGATCTTATATGTTTGTCCATCTACCAGTGTGACTCATAACAGCTAGACCAAATTTTTTTCATACTATGCAACAAAACAATACTTCATTTCTGTTCTCTGTGCTGCTCTCTGTGTATCCATCAATAGCTGAAGTTTCCATTGAGTCTAAATGAGCCCGGATCACTTTGAGGGCACACTGCTTTTTCACCATATCAGAGTAATGACCTTCATATTGTGGTCACTCACCCGTACCAGATATAATGTACTGTACCTTACTAAAGCTttttatgttggtttttcctttaatttatcACCCCTGCTCCAAAAACCTCTGATGTCTACTCCGGTATATGTTAGATTtgattttttggaattggggttgtatataagTAAAGTGACATTCCACTTTCTCAAAGCCAGTTTTCATTGCAAGGGTCGAGTCTGTCATTAGGCTGTCCATCTCATGCCTACCAACCAACTGGGATTGGACCTTTGaagttgaagttaataaaacaaagcaaaaaatgaagcttgtcatgttactgatcAACCACAAAGTTTGCAGTTCTCTGCTCTATGGACTTTACATCTGACTGTTAAAATTGGCTGACTTTCAACTCGACTTGACATAATCAAAGAAGAATTGCAACTCGACTTTGACTTTGACATTAATGACATGCGATTCACTTAGGCTCAAGCGCTTTCACTTGGAAAGACTTGATGCATTCTTAAAGCCAAAGATGGAAAATTATACATTTAAGTGTGCAGTTTATCAACTATTCTTATTTTCCCCAACAAACAATTCATTTTCAGCAAATCAACCTCAATCATCAATTTCCAAGGTCAAGGTTCAGCCAGGCAGACATCCAATCAACTTGCACTAAACAACGACAAAATTGAAAGACTGTTCATTCACTGGTAACAGAGGCACTTTGCGGTAACCTTGCTCCAAAAGATAGTGGCCTTCGCCTACAAAGATTTTGTTTGCAGCAAGAGTTGCAACATGTAGTTCAAGAATATCAGATGCAGAAGAATTCGTGGCATTAGATGTTCCACAAAGTTAATCCTAAGGCAAAACCAAATGGAACTGAGATGGATGAGTATCCTTGGTGAAAATATATCTACACCTTTTATGTGTCTCTCAAATACCCATtcacagtgtcctccactaatattggcacccttggtaaatatgaacaaagaaggctgtgaaaatttgtttttaatatttaaccttttgatcttttgtttaaaaaaaattcacaaaaatgctcaGCTCTCTTGGATATCAaagaattgcaaacacaacTGAAGATAAGAAGCACTTAACATTCTGATACCATCCACTCTCTTAACAAACCATTTTAAATAGACATACTGGCCCAGGTAGCATTCATAATTCAACACTTCATAAGACATGTTCAAGTATTGTTTAGGAAGTATATGATGCACAATGAAACGCTTTGTATTATAATGGGAGGCTAATATTTGGGGTAAAGAACTAATCCCTGAGGGCTTTGAAGCCTAAAATGGGACACACTCTTGCCTCACAGACTTAGAGGGCACACATGAACAAAGGCTGCACATTAATAAGCCTGTGTGTCCTTGTTTATGTCCTGTGACAATATAGTAATTTGGATGCACAATTTAATATAACAATGAGATACAAATTTGAGGTCATGAAATTGTAGTGTGTGTACAATTTCATGCTCTTATTGTGCTATTTTAACTTTGAATTAATAAATTGTGCCCCTGTTTTGGTTAATTTGCTCTTTGAAGAAAATACCCCCATGTTTTAATGAATTAGCTGACCAAACAGTCATTTGCTATGGTTACAACTCTCAATAAGCAGGTGAAGCTAATAAATTAAGAATTAATGTGCCGCACAGtacatgaagtgaaataaagTCCCAGTACATCCCTTTTTGGCAtgtaaatgcattaaaaagacacaaataattattaaaaaatggttaactattcaaatattttaatattaaaataggCCTATTTGTAATTTTGATCTAATGTGCTACCCATGCAGCTTGCAACCTGATTGCATTTGTTTAGTAAGCCAGTATATGTTTGAGTATTTGACTCCCTCTTATTATTAGGCCATGTTATGTCTTCTGGCTCCATTCAGGCCAGTTTGCACCAGAGGCATCTCTGAAGTAGTTCCGTACTTGTTACTGGCAGAAGAAAGAGCAACCGCACACTTccattttaatctgtttttggTGTCACCTGAACAATGAATCACCAGCCACTGATCACACGGATGAATGAAAACcattttatgcattgttttTACTGATACGGAAGGATTGGTCCCACTGTAATTACACTTCCCTAAAAATGTGACATGAGATGGTGGGAAAGTGAACAACTGGTATGTTTGTGTCCCCATTTTGGAGTAAAAATGAGCATCAACAATTTTCTATGCAATTACAGGTTGCACAATCATGACACTTTCAAAATACAGGTCACGGTCTATAGAAAGTGTGATTTTTGTGACTTTAATGGATTTCTATTGAGTTTATACTTCATGCATGTGAACGAGTGTAACAAGTACGAAACCCAGGCTTGAGTTTGACATACATGTAATGCAGCTGGTCTGTGGTGTGAAGAaaagtaacaaacaaacaaacaaataaataaagtgtccATCAGTGAATTGGCCTGCAAAATGTGTTGCACCTTTTTTTTAGCAGCATTATTATGATAAATTTGATTGACCAGTACTGCCGTGTGTGTTGGCACGAGATACTAACTGCTTCCTCTTTATCAGAAAGCACAAACCTTGACAGGTTACTGAGTCAAACAACAAAATTACCTAGGCTTTAAAAGAGGAATTTGTTCTCCAGCCAGAAACTAACATGTCAGTTTTTCCATTGTAACAACAGCAGCTTTAGCACTAAAGCACCCATTATAGATGATATGTAGCCTATTTCCTCTGTAACAGAAATCATATCTAATACTGGGGTGGGCCAGAAACATCAATTGTCTgtatctattttaaaaaaattactacATGGTGCAATACCCTGACTATATTAATATAATGAATTAGATGAAGGGAATAAAGACAGCAGCCTCTCACTGCACGTCTGTACAAGTTAATGCGCCCTTTGTGTGCATTGATTTTGCCTGATGAGCTCATTCGGTACTGCTTCAGTCCACATATTACCCCATGTGATTTGCCATTTTAATTAAGCTCTTGATTTAAAACTGCAACTCAACATCCTTTTCCACTGAGGGTTGTAAAGGATAGCGgaaagttttgtgtgtgtgtgtgtgtgtgtgtgtgtgtgtgtgtgtgtgtgtgtgtgtgtgtgtgtgtgtgtgtgtgtgtgtgtgtgtgtgtgtgtgttacacagaAGCAAATAAATGGCAAGAATATATCTGTAGATGCCTGCATCATGAATAGAAGCCTTCTACATTTATGTATGAACACCTATTTTCTATGTCCTTTTTCAATACAGGAACCACATTTCCAGTAGAGgaactacaaaaaaaatttaaatttttttaaaaaaaaatcaacagattattaaaaaataatccagTTTGCTATATGTTTCAAAAATACACTAGTTCAGTAGTCTTTAAGGATAAAGAGACTATGTGAAACTGCAGAATTACTATGCATTTTGTATTGCTTCCTGCTCTACTTCAGCTGTTTGCACAGCAAATATAACCACCGCAAtgctctctcactttctcataCCTCTCAGAAGTGTGCAAGTCCCCCACTGCTTAGGGCTCATCATCCCTTATTATTGCCTTCTTAATATAAATGGTTGCTATGGAAGCCAGTAGCTCTGGAATATTAGGTAGAGATATTTCTGAATACAAACTGTATACAGCGATGCCTTAATTCTTTCACTGCTGATACTCAGTCATAACCTACTTATGTGAGGCTGGCGTATCTTTAGTCTAGCCTTTGGAAGCATGTGAATGGGACAATTAGGTGGATACACTTAGAGTTTCAATACAACACTgatatgaaaggaataaaaagcttAAGGGGAAGGTTCCATAGGATCAGTGGTGGTGTtgtcttagggagttttttaTTGCCAATTTTGCCTCTGGCTTGcacattagggatctaaatataaatgtacatcCAGGTTTCTCTAAGGCTGCTTTGTGACCATGTGTAttgataaaagcactatataaataaacttgaattaaattgaattggtGCAATGGGTAGCAttgctacctcacagctccaggattcCTGGTTCATTCCTGGACTTGGATTATTGTCCGTGTGGGTTCCTTCAGGTTTACCAGATTGCCTACAACTGTTTTAATCTTAATAAGTAGACAATTTTATAAGCAATGGAAAAGATTTTCCACAAaaaattgtttctttttatttaagattaagaaaaaaaaaattcaataaataaaaatgaaaataattctgAAAATGGGTATGTTGCTGAACCAGATGAAACCACACTGTACCAGTGACCCATGTTGTTTTGATGAACAAGTGCATTACACGGATTACAAGATAAGATTTCtccacatcattttttttttacctgactGACTTCCTTTTCTCTGTTTTGACAGAATTCATGAACTAGCGAATCCAAAAGACAAGGCTTCAAATCCAGGCCATACAACGACCAGCACCCACCAAAGGTCACAGCTTCGATCAATTCCAGAGTGGCTGAACCAGAATGAATTTAAGCTTGTAAGGATctcatataaatataatttgctCTAACTCTGTCTACATGGAGCCAGGGCCGACCAGCTATGCCATGGAGTTAATGTGGTCCAGCTGACATAGATGAGTGGATCTGTGTATATCAGGTGAGGGTTTGCCTCAGCCAAAGAAGATATGTGTGCAAACATTTCATTACACAATCTTAGAGGCACTGACTTATATGAAATACACAGCCATTGAGGCTGTTAAAGCTTGGAAAatactgagcacacacacaccagactcCATGATATTCCTAGATATTCCCAGTTTTCATTACAAGCATTGCACAAAGACATCAGCATCAGTGGATTGCTAGAACTTTGCTAAATATGAAATAGGCATTTAAtatattatgtttttatttattttttaaccaggAGTAATATTcctgttatgttttatttttttgtgaggTGGGAGCAATAGAATCCTCACTATGGTTTTGCCTCCCCCTGACAAGCAGCACGTGTGTCTAACTACCATCGTCATCATGACCAGCATGGCTGTCATGGATGCTTACCTGGTGGAGCAGAACCAGGGTCCACGTAAGATTGGAGTTTGCATTATTGTATTGGTAGGGGACATCTGCTTTCTCATAGTTTTGCGCTATGTTGCTGTTTGGGTAGGGGCTGAGGTGAGAACTGCAAAGCGCGGCTATGCCATGATCCTCTGGTTCCTTTATATCTTTGTTCTAGAGATAAAACTTTACTTTGTTTTTCAAAACTACAAGGCCGAGCGCCAGACTGTAGAGACTGTCACTCGGAAAGCTTTGACTTTGCTGCTTTCAGTTTGTGTTCCAGGGCTGTATTTTGTCCTGGTGGCCTTAGATAGTATGGAATACGTGAGAACTTTTCGGAAGAAAGAAGACATGCGAGGTCGATTGTTCTGGGTGGCACTGGACTTGCTGGACGTGCTGGACATCCAGGCCAACTTGTGGGAACCGCAGCGAACAGGACTGCCCATCTGGGCAGAGGGACTAATGTTCTTCTACTGTTACATACTTCTGCTGATTCTGCCATGTGTGTCTCTCAGCGAGATCAGTATGCAGGTTGAGCACATGT
Proteins encoded:
- the tmem121aa gene encoding transmembrane protein 121; the protein is MVLPPPDKQHVCLTTIVIMTSMAVMDAYLVEQNQGPRKIGVCIIVLVGDICFLIVLRYVAVWVGAEVRTAKRGYAMILWFLYIFVLEIKLYFVFQNYKAERQTVETVTRKALTLLLSVCVPGLYFVLVALDSMEYVRTFRKKEDMRGRLFWVALDLLDVLDIQANLWEPQRTGLPIWAEGLMFFYCYILLLILPCVSLSEISMQVEHMFPKKMMLYPVLSLVVINIVTILIRGVNMVLFQDSRVSTIFIGKNIVAIATKACTFLEYHRQVKEFPPQDPVTIAMEIQQNSGPHNQKLPNPTTSFPEEPAPPHEIIDT